From a single Aspergillus puulaauensis MK2 DNA, chromosome 2, nearly complete sequence genomic region:
- a CDS encoding uncharacterized protein (COG:G;~EggNog:ENOG410PJK5;~InterPro:IPR015813,IPR040442;~antiSMASH:Cluster_2.16;~go_function: GO:0003824 - catalytic activity [Evidence IEA]), protein MLFIGPNDLALSVLGYVPAKGDEPEFVGAIEKIVTAARKHGKWVGRLSNDGASSKAHLTVFDTVAMSYDIRAVQNWSRAELQVARS, encoded by the coding sequence ATGCTGTTCATCGGCCCGAATGACCTCGCCCTGTCGGTCCTGGGATATGTGCCTGCAAAGGGCGATGAGCCCGAGTTCGTTGGTGCCATTGAGAAGATCGTGACGGCTGCCAGAAAACACGGCAAATGGGTCGGTCGGTTGTCAAATGATGGGGCATCGTCTAAAGCACATCTCACGGTGTTTGATACTGTAGCGATGAGCTATGACATTCGGGCTGTCCAGAATTGGTCCAGGGCTGAGCTTCAGGTTGCGCGGTCATGA
- a CDS encoding RraA family protein (COG:H;~EggNog:ENOG410PUNI;~InterPro:IPR005493,IPR036704;~PFAM:PF03737;~antiSMASH:Cluster_2.16), whose amino-acid sequence MSQSTILERLSALDTNTISDALDFLHLKGATYGLRPLWDCPKIVGRASTIKVGVKQEGTAPTTHLITPVIDAITTNDRILVIAGGTEGISCWGDIIANASQMKHIRGTVIDGVSRDIDGSRDIGYPVYGLGVTMISARNRLVQLDSGTPLQVRGVTVNQDDYVIADRCGTVFVPAERIEDVVELAERIDRRQSLMVKDVRAGKAVSEVMHDTKFEAIHNPKASTAARASRPRNPREASPEDQELSSLFASSDTPAVSDALDKLGIPGQALNIMPLTDYSKVTVGPAFTVRYVPASNPPGSVGDFIDDVAAGDVVVIDNGGRTDCTVWGDIMTQYAGLRGIAGTVIDGVCRDVNRAIGDEYPIFSTGRWMRTGKDRVEVGGINEAVGIGKVHVQPRDIVVADANGVVIVPRGRAREVAEVAAKVEQSEESIRELISGGASIAEAREKLGYHTLQRKA is encoded by the coding sequence ATGAGCCAGTCTACAATTCTAGAGCGCCTGTCCGCGCtggacaccaacaccataTCGGATGCCCTCGATTTCCTGCATCTCAAAGGCGCGACTTATGGACTGCGGCCGTTATGGGACTGCCCCAAGATCGTTGGCCGGGCAAGCACCATAAAAGTCGGCGTTAAGCAGGAGGGTACCGCTCCGACAACCCATCTCATTACACCTGTCATAGATGCCATAACCACAAACGACCGCATTCTGGTTATTGCTGGTGGCACCGAGGGAATCTCCTGCTGGGGGgacatcatcgccaacgccTCGCAAATGAAGCATATTCGCGGGACAGTGATTGATGGCGTGAGTCGTGACATCGACGGGAGTCGCGATATTGGATATCCGGTCTATGGCCTGGGCGTGACGATGATCAGCGCGCGTAACCGGCTCGTGCAGTTGGACTCTGGGACACCGCTGCAGGTGCGAGGCGTCACAGTTAATCAAGACGACTACGTGATTGCTGATCGATGTGGGACTGTCTTCGTCCCAGCCGAGCGTATCGAGGACGTCGTGGAATTGGCAGAGCGTATTGACCGTCGTCAGTCTCTGATGGTGAAGGATGTTCGAGCAGGCAAGGCTGTATCTGAGGTGATGCACGATACCAAGTTCGAGGCCATTCACAACCCCAAAGCATCGACAGCTGCACGGGCATCAAGACCTAGGAACCCCAGAGAAGCGTCGCCCGAGGATCAAGAGCTATCTTCCCTATTCGCCAGCTCAGATACACCTGCTGTTTCCGACGCACTGGATAAACTCGGTATTCCAGGACAGGCGCTCAATATCATGCCCTTAACCGACTACAGCAAAGTGACTGTCGGACCGGCATTCACAGTGCGATACGTCCCGGCCAGCAACCCCCCAGGCAGCGTGGGTGATTTCATCGACGATGTCGCTGCGGGTGATGTTGTAGTCATCGACAACGGCGGCCGCACTGACTGTACAGTCTGGGGCGATATCATGACCCAGTATGCCGGCCTACGCGGTATTGCAGGGACGGTGATTGACGGGGTCTGCCGCGACGTGAACCGCGCAATCGGGGATGAATACCCGATCTTCAGCACTGGTCGATGGATGCGAACTGGCAAGGATCGAGTTGAGGTCGGGGGTATTAATGAAGCCGTTGGTATTGGGAAGGTCCATGTCCAGCCGCGCGATATCGTCGTTGCCGATGCCAATGGAGTGGTCATTGTTCCCAGGGGACGAGCGCGCGAGGTTGCTGAAGTTGCAGCTAAAGTTGAACAGAGTGAAGAGAGTATCAGAGAGTTAATTTCTGGTGGTGCATCGATTGCTGAGGCGAGAGAGAAGCTTGGTTACCACACTCTGCAGCGCAAGGCCTGA
- a CDS encoding putative secondary metabolism biosynthetic enzyme (COG:E;~EggNog:ENOG410Q2J6;~InterPro:IPR004839,IPR004838,IPR000796,IPR015424, IPR015421,IPR015422;~PFAM:PF00155;~SMCOG1019:aminotransferase;~antiSMASH:Cluster_2.16;~go_function: GO:0003824 - catalytic activity [Evidence IEA];~go_function: GO:0008483 - transaminase activity [Evidence IEA];~go_function: GO:0030170 - pyridoxal phosphate binding [Evidence IEA];~go_process: GO:0006520 - cellular amino acid metabolic process [Evidence IEA];~go_process: GO:0009058 - biosynthetic process [Evidence IEA]), whose product MERQYLNLQIPPPDTAFGLMADFEADPHPHKVSLVAGAYRDENGKPWVLPSVRKAKVQLSEASHEYLGIEGSPRFLSLAKHLIFGPLTSRLTTNFASIQTVSGTGANHLAAAFLARYLQPKRVFIPSPTWINHRSIWEMAGVEVTEYPYYSPATKEVDMEGMLAALSRAERNDVIVLQACAHNPTGVDLTKSQWVQVADLMCEKRLFTVFDSAYQGFATGDVDEDAWAVRQFTEMVLDSNTYPGLCVAQSFSKNFGLYGERVGALHLVVPLHLSAQGARGELMAIARVEYSNPPRFGPSIVETVLGGPELRAQWEADLDTMSSRIRRMRRELRQRLEKETGKDWSYVERQIGMFSYTGLGKDHVARLRDEFHVYLLPSGRLSVCGLNDGNVQYVAHAISQVMKD is encoded by the exons ATGGAACGGCAGTATCTCAATCTACAAATTCCACCACCGGACACTGCGTTCGGGCTAATGGCCGACTTTGAGGCAGACCCTCACCCGCACAAAGTATCTCTCGTTGCCGGTGCATATCGCGATGAAAATGGAAAACCATGGGTCCTGCCCAGCGTACGAAAG GCAAAAGTCCAGCTTAGCGAAGCCTCGCACGAATACCTAGGGATAGAAGGGTCACCCAGGTTCCTCAGCCTAGCAAAACATCTCATCTTCGGACCTCTGACCTCCAGACTGACTACCAATTTTGCCTCAATCCAAACAGTCTCCGGCACAGGGGCAAACCATCTTGCCGCTGCATTCCTGGCCCGCTACCTGCAGCCAAAGCGCGTATTTATCCCTTCCCCCACATGGATCAATCACCGCTCCATTTGGGAGATGGCTGGTGTAGAGGTTACCGAGTATCCATACTACTCCCCTGCCACAAAGGAGGTTGACATGGAGGGCATGCTAGCTGCCCTAAGTCGCGCCGAGCGAAACGACGTCATCGTCTTGCAGGCCTGTGCACATAATCCTACTGGAGTGGACTTGACAAAGTCCCAGTGGGTACAGGTCGCAGATTTAATGTGCGAAAAGAGATTGTTTACCGTTTTCGACAGCGCCTATCAGGGCTTCGCGACTGGGgacgtcgacgaggatgcaTGGGCGGTTCGCCAGTTCACAGAGATGGTCTTGGATTCCAACACCTATCCCGGTCTTTGTGTAGCTCAGTCGTTTTCGAAGAACTTTGGATTGTATGGTGAGCGTGTTGGCGCGTTGCATCTAGTTGTTCCGCTGCATCTGTCGGCGCAGGGAGCGCGTGGTGAACTTATGGCCATTGCACGCGTGGAATACTCAAACCCGCCGCGGTTTGGGCCGAGTATTGTTGAGACTGTCCTTGGGGGTCCAGAACTACGAGCTCAGTGGGAAGCGGATTTGGATACCATGAGCTCGCGCATTCGCAGGATGAGACGGGAATTGAGGCAAaggttggagaaggagacggGGAAGGATTGGTCGTATGTTGAGAGGCAGATTGGTATGTTTAGTTATACTGGCCTGGGCAAAGACCATGTTGCGAGACTGAGAGACGAGTTCCATGTCTATCTGTTGCCGTCTGGGCGGCTCAGTGTCTGTGGGTTGAATGATGGGAATGTGCAGTACGTCGCGCACGCTATTAGCCAAGTCATGAAGGATTAA
- a CDS encoding uncharacterized protein (antiSMASH:Cluster_2.16), producing the protein MAEESLKSTKYLKHEERRSQLPDDLQRLVDEEESYRFGSGDFENSWTSTRIKDDEEKARTNRMGTDDTEGQERAGKTEYKTV; encoded by the exons ATGGCAGAGGAATCCTTGAAATCCACAAAATATCTCAAGCACGAGGAGAGGCGTTCGCAGTTGCCAGACGACCTGCAACGCCtcgttgacgaggaagaaagcTACCGTTTTGGGTCTGGAGACTTTGAGAATTCGTGGACATCCAC CAGGAtcaaagacgacgaagaaaagGCTCGTACGAATCGAATGGGTACAGACGATACAGAAGGACAGGAAAGGGCAGGCAAAACTGAGTACAAAACGGTGTAG
- the PGAX2 gene encoding exopolygalacturonase X-2 (CAZy:GH28;~COG:G;~EggNog:ENOG410PVB6;~InterPro:IPR000743,IPR012334,IPR011050;~PFAM:PF00295;~SECRETED:SignalP(1-18);~antiSMASH:Cluster_2.16;~go_function: GO:0004650 - polygalacturonase activity [Evidence IEA];~go_process: GO:0005975 - carbohydrate metabolic process [Evidence IEA]), with translation MVPNICGIIVAFITLTLAHPGHPSFPTRPSIHPDPLQPYKALPLHSRRNPHKVCHVKPGRKGSDDADRIRNALHKCSNGGTVVLDKDYTICSPLDLRFLKHVDIALTGKVEFCPEVDFWQQNLFEFHFQNASSWWVWGGEDVHLYGAGTGVIHGNGQAWYDAFAADSSIRRPLLFIADGWHGGSITGLKMRHSPNWHNLIANSSDILISDMDLFSRSFSENAAGNLDGWDTFRSDNIVIQNSVIDHDDDCVSFKPNSTNIIVQGLHCNGSHGISVGSLGNYPYQYDIVSDLYIYNNTMANTTTAARLKVWPGEDAIKTGDPPWVGGGGKGYVRNVTYDTMINDNNNLAIQIDQCYGAINASECLDHPSGVILTDVVFKNIWGTANGADDPVAGQLICGSEDSCDNIRAENVTLKNPSGQPPQWKCRYMDEELLDLGGVGCIPA, from the exons ATGGTGCCAAATATCTGCGGCATTATTGTTGCCTTTATAACCTTAACACTGGCTCACCCTGGGCATCCCAGCTTCCCAACGcgtccatccatccacccagATCCTCTTCAACCATACAAGGCACTCCCACTGCACTCACGGCGCAACCCACACAAAGTATGCCACGTCAAACCGGGTCGCAAAGGAAGCGATGACGCGGACAGAATCCGAAATGCACTGCACAAGTGCAGCAACGGAGGAACGGTTGTCCTGGACAAAGACTACACCATCTGCAGTCCGCTCGACCTACGCTTCTTGAAGCATGTCGATATCGCATTGACAGGTAAAGTGGAGTTCTGTCCCGAGGTGGACTTTTGGCAACAGAACTTGTTCGAGTTCCACTTCCAGAATGCGTCTTCATGGTGGgtttggggaggagaggacgTCCACCTCTACGGAGCTGGCACTGGTGTGATCCATGGGAATGGACAGGCTTGGTATGATGCCTTCGCTGCTGACTCTAGCATAAGGCGCCCGCTTCTGTTCATAGCTGATGGGTGGCATGGGGGATCCATCACGGGTCTGAAGATGCGACATTCGCCAAAT TGGCACAACTTAATTGCCAACAGCTCCGACATCCTAATCTCCGACATGGATCTGTTCTCTCGGTCATTCTCTGAAAACGCCGCGGGCAATCTCGACGGCTGGGATACATTCCGGTCCGACAATATCGTTATCCAGAATTCAGTGATAGACCACGACGACGACTGCGTCTCGTTCAAGCCAAACAGCACCAACATCATCGTCCAGGGTCTGCATTGCAATGGATCCCACGGTATCTCTGTCGGGTCTCTCGGAAACTACCCGTACCAATATGACATCGTCTCGGACCTGTACATctacaacaacaccatggcGAACACGACAACTGCAGCCCGGCTTAAAGTATGGCCTGGAGAAGACGCCATTAAAACAGGGGACCCTCCATGGgtcggaggtggtggaaAGGGCTACGTGCGCAATGTTACCTACGACACCATGATCAACGATAACAACAACCTCGCTATCCAGATCGATCAGTGCTACGGAGCTATCAATGCCAGCGAATGCTTGGACCACCCGTCTGGCGTGATACTGACGGACGTCgtttttaagaatatatggGGCACAGCTAATGGTGCCGACGACCCTGTTGCTGGGCAGCTTATATGTGGTTCTGAAGAT TCTTGCGATAATATTCGGGCCGAGAATGTCACCCTGAAGAATCCCAGTGGACAGCCTCCGCAGTGGAAGTGTAGGTACATGGATGAAGAGCTGTTGGATCttggtggagttggatgtATCCCAGCGTGA